A genomic segment from Poecilia reticulata strain Guanapo linkage group LG3, Guppy_female_1.0+MT, whole genome shotgun sequence encodes:
- the cilp gene encoding cartilage intermediate layer protein 1 isoform X1: MSHRSLLIFLGVTAATVLTVQGSWRGDNKESNPAVYHSDDNFDWTTWFNVDHPGGRGDYEQLDAIRFYYRTRVCETPRAIEARTTEWVPARETGEVVHADPTVGFWCLNEEQSPGRNCSNYAVRFLCPKERSVNTQGTWGLWSNWSPCPALCGQVGVQLRHRNCQSQSVTCNGPKIEGKPCNGPECIKTDCYLHCVIGRVNADCDACMCEEHVLLGSVRSAGGLIAEGAAILRSGKLLTLTDHNGHFRVPGICPDGNTTLTVSLLGHATLDVVVPLTAERTSVLSVQLKRAEKLHVLSNPESKARREGQSTAFCCKVAGTPQPNKYQWFHNNILMEMQSEGTLVLKDLHPEQAGEYYCRASGPSGAVKSKPAILKIIGREEHSCNPTPESHLIRLPHDCYQNSTNSFYYDVGKCPLGKCAGQLDNAIRCKDNVAYCCGVAKMEERQLTCQGYQLPTMVVTECGCQKCVDTKAVVYGRAVAADNGEPMRFGHIFMNGVRISRTGYKGTFSVQVPPDTERLVLTFVDNMQKFVNTTKVLPFNTKGGAVYHEIKVLRKKAPVTISSSETNTLNLGEVEGQEAMVQIQIPPHSFYKENGEVFTGNVNASVTFLDPRDVTTTAAASSDLNFIGGEGDVLPLRTYGMFSVDFRGEENNEPLNAGEVKVFLDSAQVKMSEHLSNMKLWSLNPETGLWEEEGSLQLDKRRRGKREERTFLIGNMEIRERRLFNLDVPENRRCYVKVRAFRSERFMPSEQVEGVVVSLINMEPTAGYSSNPRAWGRFDSVVTGPSGACLPAFCDEQPDAYSAYVMANLGGEELEAVSSAPKLNPSLVGVPQPYLRKLNYRRTDHEDSRVKKTAFSINVAKPSPNAAEESNGPVYAFEKLKECEEAPFSAAHFRFSRVEGDRYDYNTVPFNEDDPMSWTEDYLSWWPKPMEYRACYIKVKINSPHEINVRSRNMGGTHPKTVGQLYGLRDTRSIRDMEQANVSAVCLEFKCSGMLYDQDRVDRTLVKVIPQGSCKRDHVNTMLQDYLVNHLPLAVNNDTNEFTMLAPLDSLGHNYGIYTETEQDPRTAKEIALGRCFDGTSDGTSRVMKTNEGVALSFSCGDREVTRQSIFQAMQSSQNQIVTSVARGDNRKTRRRQRANTLRRSGKRSARNPTGGKR, from the exons ATGTCACATAGGTCTCTTCTCATCTTTCTGGGAGTAACTGCAGCCACTGTTCTTACAGTTCAAG GATCATGGAGAGGAGACAACAAAGAGTCTAATCCTGCAGTCTACCACTCTGATG acaactttgactggaccacatGGTTCAACGTTGACCACCCAGGAGGCCGAGGAGATTACGAGCAGCTGGACGCCATTCGCTTCTATTACCGTACCAGAGTGTGTGAGACTCCGCGCGCTATTGAAGCTAGAACCACCGAATGGGTCCCAGCCCGGGAAACTGGGGAGGTGGTACACGCAGATCCAACTGTAGGATTCTGGTGTCTCAATGAAGAGCAAAGTCCTGGACGCAACTGCTCTAACTACGCAGTTCGCTTTCTCTGTCCAAAAG aaaGAAGTGTAAACACTCAGGGAACCTGGGGTCTATGGTCAAACTGGAGCCCATGTCCTGCTCTCTGCGGTCAAGTAGGTGTGCAGCTTCGCCATCGAAACTGCCAGTCTCAATCAGTAACTTGCAATGGGCCTAAAATAGAGGGAAAACCATGCAACGGGCCTGAGTGTATCAAGACGG ATTGTTACCTGCACTGTGTGATTGGGAGAGTGAATGCTGACTGTGATGCTTGCATGTGTGAAGAGCACGTCCTTTTGGGATCTGTGCGAAGCGCCGGTGGTCTGATTGCTGAGGGAGCAGCAATCCTTCGCTCGGGCAAACTCCTCACCCTCACAGACCACAATGGGCACTTTAGAGTTCCTGGAATATGCCCAGATGGCAACACAACACTGACAGTCAGCCTGCTGGGTCACGCAACTCTTGACGTCGTCGTGCCCCTCACCGCTGAGCGGACCTCAGTTCTCAGTGTGCAGCTGAAAAGAGCAG aaaagcTTCATGTCTTAAGCAACCCTGAGAGTAAAGCCAGGAGAGAGGGACAAAGTACTGCCTTCTGCTGCAAAGTAGCTGGAACACCACAGCCTAACAAGTACCAATG GTTTCATAACAATATTCTTATGGAAATGCAATCCGAGGGCACGCTGGTCCTGAAAGATTTACATCCAGAGCAAGCTGGAGAGTACTACTGCAGAGCAAGTGGGCCGTCCGGCGCCGTTAAGTCCAAACCTGCCATTCTAAAAATCATAG GTAGAGAGGAGCATTCATGCAACCCCACGCCTGAATCTCACCTCATTCGCCTTCCACATGACTGCTACCAAAACAGCACAAACTCTTTCTACTACGATGTGGGCAAGTGTCCTCTAGGCAAGTGTGCTGGACAGCTGGACAATGCCATCAGGTGCAAAGACAATGTGGCGTACTGCTGTGGCGTGGCAAAGATGGAAGAGAGACAGCTGACGTGCCAAGGCTACCAGTTGCCCACCATGGTAGTGACAGAGTGTGGCTGTCAGAAATGCGTGGACACCAAGGCTGTTGTTTATGGTCGTGCCGTTGCTGCAGACAATGGTGAGCCAATGAGGTTTGGCCACATCTTCATGAATGGAGTCAGAATCAGCCGCACGGGCTACAAAGGCACCTTCTCTGTCCAGGTTCCCCCAGACACTGAAAGACTGGTGTTGACTTTTGTTGACAACATGCAAAAGTTTGTCAACACCACAAAGGTGCTTCCATTTAACACAAAAGGAGGTGCTGTTTACCACGAAATCAAAGTTCTACGAAAGAAAGCTCCTGTGACCATCAGCTCCTCAGAAACTAACACTCTAAATCTCGGGGAGGTAGAAGGCCAGGAAGCAATGGTCCAAATCCAGATTCCCCCTCATTCTTTCTACAAGGAGAACGGAGAAGTCTTTACCGGTAATGTCAATGCAAGTGTTACATTCTTAGACCCGAGAGATGTCACTActactgctgcagcttcaagtGACCTTAATTTTATTGGAGGCGAAGGTGATGTGCTTCCACTGAGAACCTACGGCATGTTTTCAGTTGACTTTAGAGGTGAGGAAAATAATGAGCCTCTAAACGCTGGCGAGGTTAAAGTATTCTTGGACTCAGCTCAGGTGAAGATGTCAGAGCACCTCAGCAACATGAAGCTTTGGTCACTGAACCCTGAAACTGGCCTGTGGGAGGAAGAAGGGAGTCTGCAGCTAGATAAGAGAAGGAGAGGCAAAAGAGAGGAGAGAACATTTTTGATCGGAAACATGGAGATCAGAGAGCGGCGTCTGTTTAATCTCGACGTCCCTGAAAATCGCAGATGCTATGTCAAAGTGAGAGCTTTCCGCAGTGAGCGTTTCATGCCCAGTGAGCAGGTAGAGGGAGTTGTGGTGAGTCTCATAAACATGGAACCAACTGCTGGCTACTCCTCTAATCCTCGGGCCTGGGGTCGTTTTGACAGTGTTGTCACTGGCCCAAGTGGAGCTTGTCTTCCAGCCTTCTGTGATGAGCAACCTGATGCTTATTCTGCATATGTGATGGCTAACCTTGGAGGAGAGGAACTAGAGGCTGTGTCTTCTGCCCCTAAACTCAATCCCAGCCTTGTTGGAGTGCCCCAGCCTTACCTTAGAAAACTAAACTACAGGCGAACAGACCACGAAGACAGCAGAGTAAAGAAGACTGCGTTTAGTATCAATGTGGCAAAACCAAGTCCTAACGCGGCTGAGGAGTCTAATGGACCAGTATATGCATTTGAAAAGCTGAAGGAATGTGAAGAGGCCCCATTTAGTGCTGCACACTTCAGGTTTTCAAGAGTTGAAGGAGACCGTTATGATTACAACACTGTGCCATTTAATGAAGATGACCCAATGAGCTGGACAGAGGATTACCTGAGTTGGTGGCCTAAGCCCATGGAATACCGTGCCTGCTACATCAAGGTTAAAATTAACAGTCCGCATGAAATCAATGTAAGGTCTCGTAACATGGGTGGCACCCATCCAAAGACAGTAGGTCAGCTGTACGGTCTCAGAGACACTCGAAGCATTCGTGATATGGAACAGGCAAATGTTTCAGCAGTGTGTCTGGAGTTCAAGTGCAGTGGCATGCTGTATGATCAGGACCGTGTGGATCGTACCCTGGTGAAGGTGATTCCTCAAGGTAGCTGTAAGAGAGACCATGTGAACACGATGCTTCAAGATTATCTGGTGAACCACCTACCTCTAGCTGTCAACAACGACACCAATGAGTTCACCATGCTGGCACCCCTTGACTCTCTTGGCCACAACTATGGAATCTACACAGAGACGGAACAAGATCCACGCACAGCAAAAGAGATTGCACTTGGGCGCTGCTTTGACGGCACTTCTGATGGCACATCTAGGGTCATGAAAACCAACGAGGGTGTGGCGTTAAGCTTCAGCTGTGGGGATCGTGAAGTGACACGTCAGAGTATCTTTCAAGCTATGCAGAGCTCCCAAAATCAGATAGTAACAAGTGTTGCGAGAGGAGACAACAGGAAAACCAGACGTCGACAAAGGGCCAACACACTCCGCAGGAGCGGGAAACGTAGCGCCAGAAATCCCACAGGAGGAAAAAGATAA
- the cilp gene encoding cartilage intermediate layer protein 1 isoform X2 — protein MSHRSLLIFLGVTAATVLTVQDNFDWTTWFNVDHPGGRGDYEQLDAIRFYYRTRVCETPRAIEARTTEWVPARETGEVVHADPTVGFWCLNEEQSPGRNCSNYAVRFLCPKERSVNTQGTWGLWSNWSPCPALCGQVGVQLRHRNCQSQSVTCNGPKIEGKPCNGPECIKTDCYLHCVIGRVNADCDACMCEEHVLLGSVRSAGGLIAEGAAILRSGKLLTLTDHNGHFRVPGICPDGNTTLTVSLLGHATLDVVVPLTAERTSVLSVQLKRAEKLHVLSNPESKARREGQSTAFCCKVAGTPQPNKYQWFHNNILMEMQSEGTLVLKDLHPEQAGEYYCRASGPSGAVKSKPAILKIIGREEHSCNPTPESHLIRLPHDCYQNSTNSFYYDVGKCPLGKCAGQLDNAIRCKDNVAYCCGVAKMEERQLTCQGYQLPTMVVTECGCQKCVDTKAVVYGRAVAADNGEPMRFGHIFMNGVRISRTGYKGTFSVQVPPDTERLVLTFVDNMQKFVNTTKVLPFNTKGGAVYHEIKVLRKKAPVTISSSETNTLNLGEVEGQEAMVQIQIPPHSFYKENGEVFTGNVNASVTFLDPRDVTTTAAASSDLNFIGGEGDVLPLRTYGMFSVDFRGEENNEPLNAGEVKVFLDSAQVKMSEHLSNMKLWSLNPETGLWEEEGSLQLDKRRRGKREERTFLIGNMEIRERRLFNLDVPENRRCYVKVRAFRSERFMPSEQVEGVVVSLINMEPTAGYSSNPRAWGRFDSVVTGPSGACLPAFCDEQPDAYSAYVMANLGGEELEAVSSAPKLNPSLVGVPQPYLRKLNYRRTDHEDSRVKKTAFSINVAKPSPNAAEESNGPVYAFEKLKECEEAPFSAAHFRFSRVEGDRYDYNTVPFNEDDPMSWTEDYLSWWPKPMEYRACYIKVKINSPHEINVRSRNMGGTHPKTVGQLYGLRDTRSIRDMEQANVSAVCLEFKCSGMLYDQDRVDRTLVKVIPQGSCKRDHVNTMLQDYLVNHLPLAVNNDTNEFTMLAPLDSLGHNYGIYTETEQDPRTAKEIALGRCFDGTSDGTSRVMKTNEGVALSFSCGDREVTRQSIFQAMQSSQNQIVTSVARGDNRKTRRRQRANTLRRSGKRSARNPTGGKR, from the exons ATGTCACATAGGTCTCTTCTCATCTTTCTGGGAGTAACTGCAGCCACTGTTCTTACAGTTCAAG acaactttgactggaccacatGGTTCAACGTTGACCACCCAGGAGGCCGAGGAGATTACGAGCAGCTGGACGCCATTCGCTTCTATTACCGTACCAGAGTGTGTGAGACTCCGCGCGCTATTGAAGCTAGAACCACCGAATGGGTCCCAGCCCGGGAAACTGGGGAGGTGGTACACGCAGATCCAACTGTAGGATTCTGGTGTCTCAATGAAGAGCAAAGTCCTGGACGCAACTGCTCTAACTACGCAGTTCGCTTTCTCTGTCCAAAAG aaaGAAGTGTAAACACTCAGGGAACCTGGGGTCTATGGTCAAACTGGAGCCCATGTCCTGCTCTCTGCGGTCAAGTAGGTGTGCAGCTTCGCCATCGAAACTGCCAGTCTCAATCAGTAACTTGCAATGGGCCTAAAATAGAGGGAAAACCATGCAACGGGCCTGAGTGTATCAAGACGG ATTGTTACCTGCACTGTGTGATTGGGAGAGTGAATGCTGACTGTGATGCTTGCATGTGTGAAGAGCACGTCCTTTTGGGATCTGTGCGAAGCGCCGGTGGTCTGATTGCTGAGGGAGCAGCAATCCTTCGCTCGGGCAAACTCCTCACCCTCACAGACCACAATGGGCACTTTAGAGTTCCTGGAATATGCCCAGATGGCAACACAACACTGACAGTCAGCCTGCTGGGTCACGCAACTCTTGACGTCGTCGTGCCCCTCACCGCTGAGCGGACCTCAGTTCTCAGTGTGCAGCTGAAAAGAGCAG aaaagcTTCATGTCTTAAGCAACCCTGAGAGTAAAGCCAGGAGAGAGGGACAAAGTACTGCCTTCTGCTGCAAAGTAGCTGGAACACCACAGCCTAACAAGTACCAATG GTTTCATAACAATATTCTTATGGAAATGCAATCCGAGGGCACGCTGGTCCTGAAAGATTTACATCCAGAGCAAGCTGGAGAGTACTACTGCAGAGCAAGTGGGCCGTCCGGCGCCGTTAAGTCCAAACCTGCCATTCTAAAAATCATAG GTAGAGAGGAGCATTCATGCAACCCCACGCCTGAATCTCACCTCATTCGCCTTCCACATGACTGCTACCAAAACAGCACAAACTCTTTCTACTACGATGTGGGCAAGTGTCCTCTAGGCAAGTGTGCTGGACAGCTGGACAATGCCATCAGGTGCAAAGACAATGTGGCGTACTGCTGTGGCGTGGCAAAGATGGAAGAGAGACAGCTGACGTGCCAAGGCTACCAGTTGCCCACCATGGTAGTGACAGAGTGTGGCTGTCAGAAATGCGTGGACACCAAGGCTGTTGTTTATGGTCGTGCCGTTGCTGCAGACAATGGTGAGCCAATGAGGTTTGGCCACATCTTCATGAATGGAGTCAGAATCAGCCGCACGGGCTACAAAGGCACCTTCTCTGTCCAGGTTCCCCCAGACACTGAAAGACTGGTGTTGACTTTTGTTGACAACATGCAAAAGTTTGTCAACACCACAAAGGTGCTTCCATTTAACACAAAAGGAGGTGCTGTTTACCACGAAATCAAAGTTCTACGAAAGAAAGCTCCTGTGACCATCAGCTCCTCAGAAACTAACACTCTAAATCTCGGGGAGGTAGAAGGCCAGGAAGCAATGGTCCAAATCCAGATTCCCCCTCATTCTTTCTACAAGGAGAACGGAGAAGTCTTTACCGGTAATGTCAATGCAAGTGTTACATTCTTAGACCCGAGAGATGTCACTActactgctgcagcttcaagtGACCTTAATTTTATTGGAGGCGAAGGTGATGTGCTTCCACTGAGAACCTACGGCATGTTTTCAGTTGACTTTAGAGGTGAGGAAAATAATGAGCCTCTAAACGCTGGCGAGGTTAAAGTATTCTTGGACTCAGCTCAGGTGAAGATGTCAGAGCACCTCAGCAACATGAAGCTTTGGTCACTGAACCCTGAAACTGGCCTGTGGGAGGAAGAAGGGAGTCTGCAGCTAGATAAGAGAAGGAGAGGCAAAAGAGAGGAGAGAACATTTTTGATCGGAAACATGGAGATCAGAGAGCGGCGTCTGTTTAATCTCGACGTCCCTGAAAATCGCAGATGCTATGTCAAAGTGAGAGCTTTCCGCAGTGAGCGTTTCATGCCCAGTGAGCAGGTAGAGGGAGTTGTGGTGAGTCTCATAAACATGGAACCAACTGCTGGCTACTCCTCTAATCCTCGGGCCTGGGGTCGTTTTGACAGTGTTGTCACTGGCCCAAGTGGAGCTTGTCTTCCAGCCTTCTGTGATGAGCAACCTGATGCTTATTCTGCATATGTGATGGCTAACCTTGGAGGAGAGGAACTAGAGGCTGTGTCTTCTGCCCCTAAACTCAATCCCAGCCTTGTTGGAGTGCCCCAGCCTTACCTTAGAAAACTAAACTACAGGCGAACAGACCACGAAGACAGCAGAGTAAAGAAGACTGCGTTTAGTATCAATGTGGCAAAACCAAGTCCTAACGCGGCTGAGGAGTCTAATGGACCAGTATATGCATTTGAAAAGCTGAAGGAATGTGAAGAGGCCCCATTTAGTGCTGCACACTTCAGGTTTTCAAGAGTTGAAGGAGACCGTTATGATTACAACACTGTGCCATTTAATGAAGATGACCCAATGAGCTGGACAGAGGATTACCTGAGTTGGTGGCCTAAGCCCATGGAATACCGTGCCTGCTACATCAAGGTTAAAATTAACAGTCCGCATGAAATCAATGTAAGGTCTCGTAACATGGGTGGCACCCATCCAAAGACAGTAGGTCAGCTGTACGGTCTCAGAGACACTCGAAGCATTCGTGATATGGAACAGGCAAATGTTTCAGCAGTGTGTCTGGAGTTCAAGTGCAGTGGCATGCTGTATGATCAGGACCGTGTGGATCGTACCCTGGTGAAGGTGATTCCTCAAGGTAGCTGTAAGAGAGACCATGTGAACACGATGCTTCAAGATTATCTGGTGAACCACCTACCTCTAGCTGTCAACAACGACACCAATGAGTTCACCATGCTGGCACCCCTTGACTCTCTTGGCCACAACTATGGAATCTACACAGAGACGGAACAAGATCCACGCACAGCAAAAGAGATTGCACTTGGGCGCTGCTTTGACGGCACTTCTGATGGCACATCTAGGGTCATGAAAACCAACGAGGGTGTGGCGTTAAGCTTCAGCTGTGGGGATCGTGAAGTGACACGTCAGAGTATCTTTCAAGCTATGCAGAGCTCCCAAAATCAGATAGTAACAAGTGTTGCGAGAGGAGACAACAGGAAAACCAGACGTCGACAAAGGGCCAACACACTCCGCAGGAGCGGGAAACGTAGCGCCAGAAATCCCACAGGAGGAAAAAGATAA
- the eif3jb gene encoding eukaryotic translation initiation factor 3 subunit J-B isoform X1: protein MADWDADNFEPEEPIKKAAVLDKWEGEDEDEDVKDNWDDEDEEEEKKVEVKKTETKVSEKKRLTEKIKEKENQLRKKQQELKRETEEKPEELTPEEQLTEKLRVKKLQEDADLELAKDAFGVNTVAGIDAMCPSSKEEFTEFEKLLKEKITQFEKSVHYSSFLDSLFRELCISLEVDDLKKISSSLSVLLSEKQKQEKQNKGKKKKKGVVPGGGLKAQMRDDLDYAEFDGGYAQDYEDFM, encoded by the exons ATGGCGGACTGGG ACGCTGACAACTTCGAGCCGGAGGAGCCGATTAAAAAGGCGGCAGTGCTGGACAAATGGGAAGGCGAGGACGAAGATGAAGACGTTAAG GATAACTgggatgatgaagatgaagaggaggagaaaaaagtaGAGGTGAAGAAGACAG AAACAAaagtttctgaaaagaaaaggttgACTGAAAAGATTAAAGAGAAGGAAAATCAGCTAAGGAAGAAACAGCAAGAACTGAAAAGGGAGACGGAGGAGAAA CCTGAAGAACTTACTCCAGAGGAACAACTCACAGAGAAGTTAAGAGTCAAGAAACTACAGGAAGATGCAGACTTGGAGCTAGCAAAAGATGCTTTTG GTGTTAATACTGTCGCAGGAATTGATGCCATGTGTCCATCCTCCAAAGAAGAATTCACAGAATTTGAAAAATTGCTGAAAGAAAAGATAACGCAGTTTGAAAAATCAGTCCATTATTCAAGTTTCTTGGATTCATTGTTTCGGGAACTTTGTATTTCAT tggaaGTAGATGACTTGAAGAAAATCAGTAGTTCACTTTCAGTCCTACTtagtgaaaaacagaaacaggaaaag caaaacaaaggaaagaagaagaagaaaggggTTGTACCAGGAGGTGGACTGAAAGCACAGATGAGAGACGACCTTGACTATGCAGAGTTTGACGGCGGTTATGCCCAGGACTACGAGGACTTCATGTGA
- the eif3jb gene encoding eukaryotic translation initiation factor 3 subunit J-B isoform X2, with translation MKTLRNFVRKELAESIVVGHIWRQGFQDNWDDEDEEEEKKVEVKKTETKVSEKKRLTEKIKEKENQLRKKQQELKRETEEKPEELTPEEQLTEKLRVKKLQEDADLELAKDAFGVNTVAGIDAMCPSSKEEFTEFEKLLKEKITQFEKSVHYSSFLDSLFRELCISLEVDDLKKISSSLSVLLSEKQKQEKQNKGKKKKKGVVPGGGLKAQMRDDLDYAEFDGGYAQDYEDFM, from the exons ATGAAGACGTTAAG aaaCTTCGTTAGGAAAGAGCTGGCAGAGTCAATTGTTGTCGGTCACATATGGCGTCAGGGTTTCCAG GATAACTgggatgatgaagatgaagaggaggagaaaaaagtaGAGGTGAAGAAGACAG AAACAAaagtttctgaaaagaaaaggttgACTGAAAAGATTAAAGAGAAGGAAAATCAGCTAAGGAAGAAACAGCAAGAACTGAAAAGGGAGACGGAGGAGAAA CCTGAAGAACTTACTCCAGAGGAACAACTCACAGAGAAGTTAAGAGTCAAGAAACTACAGGAAGATGCAGACTTGGAGCTAGCAAAAGATGCTTTTG GTGTTAATACTGTCGCAGGAATTGATGCCATGTGTCCATCCTCCAAAGAAGAATTCACAGAATTTGAAAAATTGCTGAAAGAAAAGATAACGCAGTTTGAAAAATCAGTCCATTATTCAAGTTTCTTGGATTCATTGTTTCGGGAACTTTGTATTTCAT tggaaGTAGATGACTTGAAGAAAATCAGTAGTTCACTTTCAGTCCTACTtagtgaaaaacagaaacaggaaaag caaaacaaaggaaagaagaagaagaaaggggTTGTACCAGGAGGTGGACTGAAAGCACAGATGAGAGACGACCTTGACTATGCAGAGTTTGACGGCGGTTATGCCCAGGACTACGAGGACTTCATGTGA